The window AACCACGCCGATATCCCGGAAAAGTAACCAGTTCCGGCTGCGATATCGGGCGTATGAACGAGGGTGGACAACGCCCGATCGCCGTCTGGGCGGTTCTGGTCGTCCCGTTCGTTCCGGTCGCGGTGTCTCTCTGGGCTCGAGACGACCTTTCGATCCGCTTCGTGGTCGCGTACAGGTTTCCGGCCGTCGTGTTGACCGCTCTCGGCGTTCTCCCTGCACCCTGGAACGTCTAGTGGTGGTCCGCGTACCAGTCCGCGAACGTCGCCAGCGCCCGGCCGCGGTGTGAGATCGCGTTCTTCTCCTCGAGGCTCATCTCGGCGAGCGTCTGGCCGTTGTACTCGAAGATCGGATCGTAGCCGAACCCGCCCTCGCCACGCGGCGAGACGATCGTCCCCGCGAGTTCGCCCGTGAACGTCTCGGTTCGGTCGCCGTCGGCGTAGCCGAGGACGGTCCGGAAGCGGGCCCGCCGGTTCTCCTCCTCGCTGACCAGCCGCCAGAGCCGTTCGACGCCGACCGTGTCCTCGACGTACGCCGAGTACGGGCCGGGGAAGCCGCCCAGCGCGTCGACGAACAGGCCGGTGTCGCCCACGAGGACCGGTTCGGTCCCCGGGAGTTCCTCGAACGACTCCCGCGCGCCGCGTGTCGCGATTTCGGCCAGCGAATCGCTCTGGATCTCGGTGTAGTCGTACTCGACCCGATTGACGGCGGTGATGCCGTCCAGGTACGCCTGGGCCTCGCGGGCTTTGCCTTCGTTTCCGGTGACGAACCGAACGAGCATGTGCGTGTGCGAGGGTGGGTGCTCCGGGCGAATATAGCCGTCGGTCGCGGTGCGCTCGATCGATCGTTCTGGCGTCCGCGTTCTGCTCGTCTCGCTCCCGTCCTCAGAACTCGAGCCGTCCCATCACCCGCTCCTGGGCCTTTCGCAGGTGCTCGCTCGCCGTTCCCGGTGCACACCCAAGTTCGTCGGCAACCGCCTCGATACTCGCCTCGCGGGGCACCGCGAAGTAGCCGAGGTTCCGCGCCGTCCGCAGCGCTTCCCGCTGGCGCTCGGTCAATCGCTCGAGGCCGGGGCTCCCGCCGCGGTACTCGCCGACGCGTTCGACGGTCGTATCGATCCCCTCCGGCACGACCTCGAGCGCGGCCCGGATGTCCTCCCCTTCGCCGACGAGGCCGAACCGCACGGACCAGTCCATTCGGTACTCGAGGGGCGGGATCGGGACCAGACTCCCGCGCGAGAAGGCCTCGACGAGCCGTTCGCCGAGGTTGCCGGGTTCCTCGCGGACGTAGACGTAGAACGGCTCCGTGTCCTCGTTCCCCTCCCCCGCTCGAGCCGTGTCCGTCCCGTCGGTCACGTCGACCGCGATCGGCGTCTCGAGGTCGGCGATCCGCCGTTCGTAGGCTTTCCGGTCGCCGATCACGTGGAAGATCAACGTGTTGTGGTCGTTCGCGTGGTTCCAGTTGACCAGCCGATACCGGTGGAACGCGTCGTGGTCGGCGACGAATCGGTGCATCGGGTGGACGGTGTCGGGTCCGTGCTGGAGCGTCAACCGGACGGACTTCATCGGTCGCCGTTCGGACGCCCGATATAAAGACCCTAGCGAGTGGTGCAGAATCGACTCCTCGTCTGCGCCCCGAAGATCCGACACCGATGCCCGCACAGTCGGCACTGGAAACGGAGGAGTCCGCCCCCGATGCGGTCGAGTTCGAGACCGCCCTCGAGCGCGCGTTCGAGCCGTACGCCATCGACCGGGACGATCACCTGAACGCGCCGGCGTTCGTGATCCGCCCCGACGACGTACAGGACGCACTCGCCGCCGCCCGCGAAGACGCGGGACTCGACCACTGCGCCTGCGTCACCGCCCAGCAGTACGAGGACCGGTTCGAGACGATCTATCATCTACGGTCCTACGACGACCCCACGAACGAGGCCAGCGTCGTCGTCCCGACTGCGACGGATCGGCCGACGAGCCAGTCCGCGACGCCGGTCTACGAAACGGCGAACTGGCACGAACGCGAGGCCTACGACCTCGTCGGAATCGAGTACGAGGAGCATCCCGATCTCCGGCGCATTCTCCTGCCCGAGACGTGGCAGGGGCACCCGCTCGGCCTCGAGTACGATCAGGAGCAACCCCAGATCGTCACGCTCTCCGAACACGCGAACCCGGTCGCCGGCGACGAACGCGACGCCGAGTCGGACACGCTCTTCCTGAACCTCGGCCCGCACCACCCGGCCACCCACGGCGTCATGCACGTCGAGGCCGTGCTCGACGGGGAGACGGTCGTCGAAGCCGACCCCGACATCGGCTACATGCACCGCTGCGAGGAGCAAATGTGCCAGCAGGGAACCTACCGCCACCAGATCATGCCCTACCCCGACAGGTGGGACTGGGTCTCCTCCGGGCTGCTCAACGAGTGGGCCTACGCTCGCACCGCCGAGGAACTGGCCGACCTCGAGGTCCCCGAGTACGCACAGGTGATCCGGACGATGGGTGCCGAACTCTCGCGGATGGCCGCCCACCTGATCGCGCTCGGCACCTACGCGCTTGACGTCTACGGCGAGTTCACCGCGACCTTCCAGTACGCGATGCGGGACCGGGAACTCGTCCTCGACGTCCTCGAGGACCTGACGGGCCAGCGGATGATGTTCAACTACCTCCGACTCGGCGGCGTCGCCTGGGACCTGCCCGAACCCCGCCAGGAGTTCATCGAGGAGACCCGCGACGTCCTCGACTCCCTGCCCGCCAAGATCGACGAGTACCACGACCTGCTGGTCACGAACGAACTGTTCCGGGCCCGCTGTGTCGACACCGGCGTCCTCGAACCGGAGGTCGCCAAAGAGTACGGTTGCACAGGCCCGGTCGCCCGCGGGTCGGGGATCGACTACGACCTCCGGCGGGACGACCCTTACGGCTACTACCCGCACCTCGAGTGGGACGTCGTCACCCAACCCGACGGGGACAACTACTCGCGGGCGCTCGTCCGGATGGGCGAGATCGAGGAGTCCGCGAAGATCGTCGATCAGTGTCTCGACCTGCTCGAGGAGTGGCCCGAAGACGACCGCGAGGTACAGGCCAACGTCCCCCGGACCCTGAAACCCGACGCCGGAGCCGAGATCTACCGTGCGGTCGAGGGGGCGAAGGGTGAACTCGGCATCTACATCCGCTCGGACGGGTCCGAGACGCCCGCCCGGTTCAAGATCCGGAGTCCCTCGTTCTCGAACCTCTCCGTGCTGCCGGAGATCGCTCGCGGCGAGTACGTCCCCGACCTGATCGCGTCGATCGGCAGCCTCGACTGCATCATGGGCGAGGTCGATCGATAAGCAGTCGCTGCCGCGACGGGCAGCCATTTCCGTCTCCAGGTAATTTACTCGATTATGAGTGATTTCGAGACGCCCGTCCGGCTCGGGGTGGTCGGGCTCGGATTCATGGGACGGACCCACGCGACGAACGCGGCGGAACTCGGCCACGAGGTCGTCGCCGGCGCCGACCTTTCCGAGGAGGCGCGAGCGGCGTTCGCCGAAACCTTCGACGCGGAGACCTACGAGGGGTTCGAGGCGATGTACGACGCCGCGGCCCTCGACGCGGTCGCCGTCGCCACGCCCAACGCCGTCCACGAACCCGCGGTCGTAGCCGCCCTCGAGCGCGGCTACGACGTGCTCTGTGAGAAACCGCTGGCGGACGACCTCGAGGGCGCGGAGCGGATCGCCGCGGCCGCCGCGGAGGCCGACGCCTTCTGTGCAGTCAACTTCCACAACCGGATCTCGACCGCGGCCGAGGTGTTCACGGACTACCGGCGCGAGGGGTACTTCGGCGAGATCACGCACGTCGAGGCCAACTACGTCCGCCGTCGGGGCATCCCGGGCGTCGGCTCCTGGTTCACCGAGGCCGATCTCTCCGGCGGCGGCGCGGTCGTCGACATCGGCGTCCACGCGATCGACTTCGCGCTCTACCTGATGGACTTCCCCGACGTGGAGGAGGTCTTCGCCGTCACCCGGACGGAGTTCGGCGACCGCGACGACTACGTCGATCCCGGCGACTGGTACGACGAGACCGAAGCGGCCGTCTTCGACGTCGAGGACTCGGCGACGGCGATGATCCGCTGTGCGGACGATCGAACGATCTCGCTCGAGGTGGCCTGGGCGGCGAACCAGTCCGAATCCCAGGAGTTCGTCGTTCGCGGCACGGAGGCCGGCGCGACCCTCGAGCTCGGCGGCGAGAAACTGACGCTACACCGGAGCGGCAGGCAGGGGACGGATCACAACCTCGACGCAACGCTCACGGAGGGGTCGATCGACCGCACCGGCTGGGAAGGGAGCGACGAGCGCTTCCTCGAGGCGGTCGCCGCGGGCGAGGGCCGCCCGCCCGACGGGAACACCGTCCAGCGGGCGCTGACGGTCCAGCGGGTGATCGACGCGGTCTACCGGTCCGCCGAGCAGGGCCGGTCAGTTTCGGTCCCGCTCGAGTAACGGACCCCGCGACGGTCGCAAAACAGCGACTGGCCGATCAGTCGTCCGATTCTTCGTCGACGATGACCTCGACGGGTTCGTCCTCGGTGGTCCCGTCGCCGCTCGAGCCGCTCTGTTCCTGCTGCCAGAGCAGGACGCCGGCGACGGCGACGACGATCCACGAGCGCCAGTTCGCGAGGTTCAGCGTGTAGCCGATCCCGAACGGCTTCTCGACCAGCATCCCCTCGCCGGGTTGCCAGTACGAGGAGAGCATGCGGCTGATACTCGGCCGCTCGAAGTTGTACGGTACTCCGAGGATCTCACCGGAGGTCGGTTTCTCTGCCATGCGAGGCGATACGTCCTCCCCTAACAAGAGTATTGTGTGCTGGTTTCGTCGGCCGAGAGCGGCCGAGAGCGGGCGTTCTCGACTCGTTCGATCACTCGAGACCCGCTACCGCGACTGCCAGCCCCTCGCGGGCGCCGCGGATCATCGCCTCGAGCGCCATACTCGGCTCGCCCTCGTCGCGCTCGGCCGCGTCGGCGTGGGCGAAGGGGACGTGGACGAACCCGGCACGGAACTCGCGGTCACCCGTCGCCGCACGGTGGCGGGCCGCATAGAGGAAGTCGTTACAGAGATGCGTGCCGGCGTCGGTCGACAGCGTCGTCGGCACGTCGGCGGCCCGCATCGCGGATTTCATCTCCCGCAGGGGCAGGGTCGCGAAGTAGGCGTTCGGCCCCTCTCCGTCCACGGGATCGTCCGTCACCTCGCGGTCGTCGTTGTCGGGCACGCCCGCCGTGTCCCGGAGGTTGATCCCCACGCGCTCGAGCGAGAGGGTCACGCGACCGGCGGCGAGGCCGAGCCCGCAGACGATATCGGGATCGTGTTCCTCGAGGTATCCCTCGAGTTCGGACTCCATACGGTCGAAGACGACGGGGAGTTCCCGGCCGACGACGGTGGCCGCGTCGCCGACGGTCTCCCCGTCGAGTTCCCACGCGATCCGGCGGGCGGGATTGGTCTCGAACTCCCCGAACGGTTCGTAGCCGGTGACGAGAACGGTCGTCTCGGTCATGACGGCTGATCGAACCGGGGCCGGAAGAACGTTCGCGATTCGGCAGGCCTCGGTGTCAGGGTCGGGGTCGAGGTCAGGTTCGGGTGCGGGTTCGGGTGCGGGTTCGGGGTTGGGGTCAAAAGCGGGCTACTCGCCGACGTACCGTCCGCGCCCTTCGACGTCCCGCAGGCGCTCGAGGACGCGCTCGTCGCCGACCTCGCGGTAGCCTTCGCGAACGGCCGCCCGCAGCGGGTCGGGGTCGTCGGCGGTGCCGACGAGGCTCTGGTCGAAGACGTGCAGGTCCATCGCGTAGTCCTCGACGTGGTCGGTGTGATAGCCGAGGCCGAAGTCGATGAGATAGGTCCGATCCGCGTTCACGCGCACGTTTCGCGTCGTCGGATCGCCGTGGACGAACCCGGCCTCGTGGAGCCGCGCGAGGTGTCGCCCGACGTCCCGCACCCGTTCGGGGGTCAGCGCCTCGCGGAGGTCGTCTTCGCCGACGTACTCGAGTTCGAGTCGCGCCTCGTGCGGATCGACGTCCGACAGCACCGGCGTCGGAACGCCCTTCCGCCGGGCGAGGCTGGTCAGACGGGCCTCGAGCCGCGTGCGCTCGGTCCGGAGCCGCTCGTCGAGTTCGGGATGGCGGTAGCTCTTTTTCTCGCGGCGTTTCGTCGCACGTCCCGCGTCGGGCTCGAGGTCGACGGTCGCTTCGGCGCCCTGGACGGTGCCGCGGTCGCGGCCGAGTTCGAGGTCGGGCTCGTCGGTGCGCCACGTTACGGGAACCTGGTCCGGCCGAAAGTCCGGATCCACCCGTGACTCCTCGAGGGGCAGCGTGTCGCCGGCGTCGTACATTTTTGCACCCAGGACGGCGATCATCCCCGCGTTGTCCCGCAGGAATCGCGGCTCGGGCGCGTGAAAGTCGGCCCCGCGTTGGTCGCACATCTCCGCGAGCATCTCCCGTAGACGGGCGTTCTGTCCGACGCCGCCGCCGAGTACGAGTTCGTCGCTGCCGGTCAGCGACAGCGCACGCTCCGTGACCTCGGTCAGCATACCGAAGATATTCTCCTGCAGCGAGTAACAGACGTCCTCGACGGGGACGCCGTCGGACCCGTCCGACGAGCCTCCACTCGCGTCGTTCGCGGAGACGCCGTCGTCGTATGCCGCCTTCGCCGCCGACATGATCCCCGAGAAGGAGAAGTCCATCCCCTTGACGACGTAGGGGAGGTCGACGTACTCGCCCTCCTTCGCCGCCTCCTCGACCTTCGGGCCGCCGGGGTGGGACCAGCCGACGTGGCGGGTGAACTTGTCGATCGCGTTGCCGACGCCCGTGTCCATCGTCTCGCCGAGCACGCGGTAGCGGCCGTTCCGGTAGGCCAGCAGGTGGGCGTTCGCGCCGCTTGCGTTGAGACAGACCGGCGAGTCGAACCCCGAGGTGTGCCGACCGATCTCGAGGTGGGCGACCATGTGGTTGACGCCGACCAGCGGCACGCCGAGCGACTGGCTCAGCGCGCGGGCCGCGGTCCCGACGGTCCGCAGGCAGGGCCCCAGCCCGGGGCCGCGGGAGAACGCGACGGCGTCGACGGGCGGTTCGCCAGCCGGCCTCTCGTCGCCCTGGGTCTCGCGGGCGTGCTCGAGTGCCCGCTCGACGACCTTCGGGATCGCGTCGTGCATGTGCTCGGCGGCCTCGCGGGGGTGAATGCCGCCGCTTTCTGGCTGATAGGCGTCGGTTTCGATAAAAACGTCGTCCGTTCCGGAATCGAACACGGCCGCGCTGGCCGCCCACGCGGTGCCTTCGATCCCGAGTACTCGAGTAGCGGTGCTCACGCTCACGCTCGCGTCTCGGCGTCAGCTACTCCCACTCGGTGTAGCTGCACTTCCCGCAGTGCTTGCGGTCGCCGTGGTCGGCGAGGAAGACGTCGCCACAGCGGGGACACTGTTCGCCCTCGGTGCTCCCGTCGTCGCCGTAGTGGTCGTAGCGTGCCATTTATGCTTCCTCCGCTTCGGCTTCCGCTTCGTCGTCGGTGTCGACGCCGATCTTGTTCCGCTCGAGCATATGGTCCTGTTCGACGTCGCGGGCGGCGTCGGCGCTCTCGTAGACCTTGGCTTCGCCGACGGTCTTTCGCATGCCGAACTTGGTGTTGAGCTCGCGGACGACGACCTCGTCGGCGTCCTTGTTGAGCTTCGCGGCGAGGCTGTCACGCACCTGCAGCCGTTCGGGCGTGGCGTCCTCGTGGGTCAGTTCGAAGGTGACGTCCGTGCGATGCAACATGGGGTTCTCCTCTTCGGAGATGATGTCGACGTCCATGATATCACTCAGTTACCCTACTATCCCCGTGTAGCGCCTAAAAGGATTTCGAACCCGCCACCGTTCCCCGGAATCCACAGAGGGCGCTCGCGTTCCCCTTTCAATCGAATCTTCGGCCGGACGAACCGTTCTCCGGACGAACTATCGCCGTCTCGCAACCCGGTTTCGCCTCGGCACGGTCACTCGAGTACGTTTCGAACCTGGCGCAATATTTATCAACCACGTGTGGGACGGAATCGTATGGACGTCAACGTCGAAGACGTTTCACCTGCACAACGACTCGGTATCGGAATCGCTCTCGTCGTCGTCGGTTCGGTGCTCGGCCAGCCGAACCTGGGGCTCGAGACTCGGATCAGCGCGTTTGCCACCCTCTTTGGGATCGGCTTCCTGGGTGCGGCGTTCGAACCCCCGCTCACGAACGCGCTCGGCGCACGAGGGTGGGCGGACCTCTCGAGCGTGAAACAGACCGGGGTCCTGTTCGTGCTGGCGATCGTCGCGATCGTGCTCTGGCTCGCCGTCTCCCTGGCCCAGGGCGCGGTCTGGGCGCTGTTCTGATTTCGTCGCCTCCCGGTCGCGGTCGACCCCAGTACGACGAGCGCTCGAGGCGTCCCCGTCTCGAGTCGCATTCGGTCGGCAGGCCGGCAAATGATGAAAGCATTTACACGACCGTTCCGAGAGGATCGAACCGATGCCCTCCAGACGCCGCGTGCTCGCCGGCGGTACCCTCGGACTCGCGGGGGTCGTCGGCGGCGTTCGATTCCTCGAGCGGCCAGTACCGCTCGACTCCGGAGCCAACTCCGCCTTCGACTGGCCGATGGCCCGATACGATCCCGCGGGGACCGGCTACAATCCAGCCGCTTCGGGTCCGAGAGACGACGTCGAGATCGTATGGCAGCAAGATACGGAGACGCCCATGTACGGACAGACGCCGCCGATTCTCGTCGGAGGGACGCTGTACGTGATCGACCGCCAGTCCCTCGTTGCCTTCGATCGCGACACCGGCGAGATCCGGTTCACGCGGGACGGCCAGTACTGGTCGACGCCGGCTCGAGCCGCCGCGAGGGCCTACCGAAGCGACACGCTCGTCGTCAGCGGCCGGGCCGGACTGCTCGGATTGAGCGCGGGCGGCGGCTACGAGGTCGGGGATCGGTCGATCGGCACCGAGCGCTGGCACAGTCACGGCCGAGAGACCCAGCGCTGGTCCAGTTCGACGCCCCGTGAACCGTCGCCCGTCACTGTCGATGAGACGGCGTATGCGGTCGTCCCGGACACTGATCGCGTCGTCGCCGTGGACGCGAGCAGCGGCCGCGTCCGGTGGGAGCGAACGATCGGCGACCCGCGGTCGATCGGCACGAACCGACCGGCGGTCCGCGACGGCACAGTCTACGTCTCGAGTCGCCCCGGTGACGTGGTCGCCGTCGACGCCGAGACGGGCGAAACGCGCTGGAGCGTCAGGCCCGAACCCCACGCGGACAGCGCGTTGCAATACCGCAACTTCCGCCCACCGACGGTGACAGACGTAGGGATCGTCGTTCCCGAACAGAAGGGCGTCGTCCTGCTCGATCCGAGCGACGGCCGTCTCCGCTGGGAGTACGTCCACGGAGGGAACGCCACCGACGGCAGCGCCGCCGTCGCCGACGGAACGGTGTTCGTCACCGACGGCGCGGGGTCGCTGCACGCGATCGACCTCGAGAGCGGCGAACGGGAGTGGACCGCCGACTACGGTCCCGACACGGACCCGGTCGTGGCCGACGGCGTCGTCTACCTCGGCTACCAGGTCTCCGAACTGGTCGCGATCGACGCCGAGACGGGCGACCGACGGTGGACCTACAAGGGAGCCACGTACTTCACGCAGCCGATCGTCGGCGACGGCACGCTGTACGTTCTCACCGACGACGGACTGTTGGCGCTCGAGGAGGCGACCTGACCGTGTCACACTCACACGACCGAATCGACGGAGGCGACCGGCGAGAGTTGTCCGTCGACGTCGTCCTCTCGATGGCCGTCGGTCGGCTCCGGACGATTCCCGAAGTGTTCGTTCCGTTCGTCGTCGCGGGAATCGTTCTCACCGTCGTCGACGCGCTCCGACGATACGATCCCGTCCCTACTCTCGAGCGGGACGTTGCCCGGGAGAACGGCCTCTCGATCGACCTCGCGTACGCTGGCTATCCGACCGGCGTAGCAGGGACGAAGACGCCGCTCGAGTCGCTGGTTGGCCTCCACCCGGAGTATCTCACCTGGGGGCTCGCGCTGTATCTGCTTTCCCTGCTGGTGGTCGTCCTCGCGGGCGTCGTCACGATGGCCCGTGCGATGGATCGCGACGTAGGACTCGCGACTGTGGGTTCCGTCTTCGGGTACGTCCTCGCCGTCGACTTCCTCCAGCGGGGGCTCGGATCGATCGACGCGCTCCAGGGAATGGGCCTGTGGGGACTGCCGCTACTGGTGTTGTATCTCGCCGTCGCCGTCCGGCTCTTCGTCGTTCCGGGCCTGCTCGTTGCGGGCCGCGGTCCGAAGCGAGCGTTGCTAGAGAGTGTCCGCCGAACGCGTGGCCACGGCTGGACGGTCTTCGGCGTGATCCTCGTCGTCGGCCTCACCGGATGGGCGCTCGGGAGTCTTCCCGGTGGGACGTTCGCGACGACGGCCGTCCTGGCGCCCGTCCACGCCGTCGCGGTCGTCGTCCTGCTCGAGCACTCGACCGTCGTCGACTGACGCGATCGCATTGCTCGAGTGACCCGTCTCCGTTCGATCACGTTACGACCGGAGAGTCACGATCCCGCGCGGCGTCTGTGCCGCGAATTCCTCGTTCCACTCGATCCCCACGCGATCCCATCCGTCGCCGAAGTCGTCGGTGACGAACAGGCCTCGGTTGGTCACGGCGTAGACGACGCCGGGCCGACCGAGGGTATCGAACACCGCCCGGACGACGCCCTCGCCGGTCGGCAGGCCCCGATCCTCGAGTCGCTCCCACGGCCCGCCGTCTGCTTTGCGGTAGACGTACGACTCCGCCGACTCGGCAGTGTGCGCGCGTGAAGCGCCGCTCGCGCTCGAGACGAGGACGCGATCCGGGTCGCCGGGGTCGGGGACGACGCTCCAGCAATAGGTGTGCTCGAGTCCTCGCTCGGGCTGTCTCCAGCGTTCGCCGCCGTCGTCGCTCTCGGCGTAACCATCACCGGCGGCCGCGTAGATCCGTCCCTCGCGGTCGGGGTGGGTCGCGAGCGAGTGATTGTCCCGGCGCGATCCCTCGGGCCGTTCGTGCCACGTCTCTCCGCCGTCCTCGGTGTAGACGAACGCGCCGGCCTCAATCCCCGCGTAGAGCCGGTCGGGA of the Halobiforma lacisalsi AJ5 genome contains:
- a CDS encoding 30S ribosomal protein S24e; this encodes MDVDIISEEENPMLHRTDVTFELTHEDATPERLQVRDSLAAKLNKDADEVVVRELNTKFGMRKTVGEAKVYESADAARDVEQDHMLERNKIGVDTDDEAEAEAEEA
- a CDS encoding NADH-quinone oxidoreductase subunit D — translated: MPAQSALETEESAPDAVEFETALERAFEPYAIDRDDHLNAPAFVIRPDDVQDALAAAREDAGLDHCACVTAQQYEDRFETIYHLRSYDDPTNEASVVVPTATDRPTSQSATPVYETANWHEREAYDLVGIEYEEHPDLRRILLPETWQGHPLGLEYDQEQPQIVTLSEHANPVAGDERDAESDTLFLNLGPHHPATHGVMHVEAVLDGETVVEADPDIGYMHRCEEQMCQQGTYRHQIMPYPDRWDWVSSGLLNEWAYARTAEELADLEVPEYAQVIRTMGAELSRMAAHLIALGTYALDVYGEFTATFQYAMRDRELVLDVLEDLTGQRMMFNYLRLGGVAWDLPEPRQEFIEETRDVLDSLPAKIDEYHDLLVTNELFRARCVDTGVLEPEVAKEYGCTGPVARGSGIDYDLRRDDPYGYYPHLEWDVVTQPDGDNYSRALVRMGEIEESAKIVDQCLDLLEEWPEDDREVQANVPRTLKPDAGAEIYRAVEGAKGELGIYIRSDGSETPARFKIRSPSFSNLSVLPEIARGEYVPDLIASIGSLDCIMGEVDR
- a CDS encoding PQQ-binding-like beta-propeller repeat protein, which encodes MPSRRRVLAGGTLGLAGVVGGVRFLERPVPLDSGANSAFDWPMARYDPAGTGYNPAASGPRDDVEIVWQQDTETPMYGQTPPILVGGTLYVIDRQSLVAFDRDTGEIRFTRDGQYWSTPARAAARAYRSDTLVVSGRAGLLGLSAGGGYEVGDRSIGTERWHSHGRETQRWSSSTPREPSPVTVDETAYAVVPDTDRVVAVDASSGRVRWERTIGDPRSIGTNRPAVRDGTVYVSSRPGDVVAVDAETGETRWSVRPEPHADSALQYRNFRPPTVTDVGIVVPEQKGVVLLDPSDGRLRWEYVHGGNATDGSAAVADGTVFVTDGAGSLHAIDLESGEREWTADYGPDTDPVVADGVVYLGYQVSELVAIDAETGDRRWTYKGATYFTQPIVGDGTLYVLTDDGLLALEEAT
- a CDS encoding 30S ribosomal protein S27ae, whose product is MARYDHYGDDGSTEGEQCPRCGDVFLADHGDRKHCGKCSYTEWE
- a CDS encoding bifunctional N(6)-L-threonylcarbamoyladenine synthase/serine/threonine protein kinase, whose amino-acid sequence is MSTATRVLGIEGTAWAASAAVFDSGTDDVFIETDAYQPESGGIHPREAAEHMHDAIPKVVERALEHARETQGDERPAGEPPVDAVAFSRGPGLGPCLRTVGTAARALSQSLGVPLVGVNHMVAHLEIGRHTSGFDSPVCLNASGANAHLLAYRNGRYRVLGETMDTGVGNAIDKFTRHVGWSHPGGPKVEEAAKEGEYVDLPYVVKGMDFSFSGIMSAAKAAYDDGVSANDASGGSSDGSDGVPVEDVCYSLQENIFGMLTEVTERALSLTGSDELVLGGGVGQNARLREMLAEMCDQRGADFHAPEPRFLRDNAGMIAVLGAKMYDAGDTLPLEESRVDPDFRPDQVPVTWRTDEPDLELGRDRGTVQGAEATVDLEPDAGRATKRREKKSYRHPELDERLRTERTRLEARLTSLARRKGVPTPVLSDVDPHEARLELEYVGEDDLREALTPERVRDVGRHLARLHEAGFVHGDPTTRNVRVNADRTYLIDFGLGYHTDHVEDYAMDLHVFDQSLVGTADDPDPLRAAVREGYREVGDERVLERLRDVEGRGRYVGE
- a CDS encoding WD40/YVTN/BNR-like repeat-containing protein, translating into MATAYAALRDRLLVCRAVGDHDPVPSDWTTVTRLEGHTLECVAASADAPERVFVGTFSDGLHRSTDGGDTFERLETGADFVSDAVMSLAVSPHDPDVVYAGTEPSRVYRSADGGDSWTHLEGIVDLPSAEEWYFPPRPHTHHVRWLEVDPFDPDRLYAGIEAGAFVYTEDGGETWHERPEGSRRDNHSLATHPDREGRIYAAAGDGYAESDDGGERWRQPERGLEHTYCWSVVPDPGDPDRVLVSSASGASRAHTAESAESYVYRKADGGPWERLEDRGLPTGEGVVRAVFDTLGRPGVVYAVTNRGLFVTDDFGDGWDRVGIEWNEEFAAQTPRGIVTLRS
- the rdgB gene encoding RdgB/HAM1 family non-canonical purine NTP pyrophosphatase, giving the protein MLVRFVTGNEGKAREAQAYLDGITAVNRVEYDYTEIQSDSLAEIATRGARESFEELPGTEPVLVGDTGLFVDALGGFPGPYSAYVEDTVGVERLWRLVSEEENRRARFRTVLGYADGDRTETFTGELAGTIVSPRGEGGFGYDPIFEYNGQTLAEMSLEEKNAISHRGRALATFADWYADHH
- a CDS encoding helix-turn-helix domain-containing protein, producing MKSVRLTLQHGPDTVHPMHRFVADHDAFHRYRLVNWNHANDHNTLIFHVIGDRKAYERRIADLETPIAVDVTDGTDTARAGEGNEDTEPFYVYVREEPGNLGERLVEAFSRGSLVPIPPLEYRMDWSVRFGLVGEGEDIRAALEVVPEGIDTTVERVGEYRGGSPGLERLTERQREALRTARNLGYFAVPREASIEAVADELGCAPGTASEHLRKAQERVMGRLEF
- a CDS encoding Gfo/Idh/MocA family protein, with amino-acid sequence MSDFETPVRLGVVGLGFMGRTHATNAAELGHEVVAGADLSEEARAAFAETFDAETYEGFEAMYDAAALDAVAVATPNAVHEPAVVAALERGYDVLCEKPLADDLEGAERIAAAAAEADAFCAVNFHNRISTAAEVFTDYRREGYFGEITHVEANYVRRRGIPGVGSWFTEADLSGGGAVVDIGVHAIDFALYLMDFPDVEEVFAVTRTEFGDRDDYVDPGDWYDETEAAVFDVEDSATAMIRCADDRTISLEVAWAANQSESQEFVVRGTEAGATLELGGEKLTLHRSGRQGTDHNLDATLTEGSIDRTGWEGSDERFLEAVAAGEGRPPDGNTVQRALTVQRVIDAVYRSAEQGRSVSVPLE
- a CDS encoding DUF5808 domain-containing protein, with the protein product MAEKPTSGEILGVPYNFERPSISRMLSSYWQPGEGMLVEKPFGIGYTLNLANWRSWIVVAVAGVLLWQQEQSGSSGDGTTEDEPVEVIVDEESDD
- a CDS encoding pyroglutamyl-peptidase I family protein, yielding MTETTVLVTGYEPFGEFETNPARRIAWELDGETVGDAATVVGRELPVVFDRMESELEGYLEEHDPDIVCGLGLAAGRVTLSLERVGINLRDTAGVPDNDDREVTDDPVDGEGPNAYFATLPLREMKSAMRAADVPTTLSTDAGTHLCNDFLYAARHRAATGDREFRAGFVHVPFAHADAAERDEGEPSMALEAMIRGAREGLAVAVAGLE